The Streptomyces sp. V4I8 genome includes the window CTGGAGCGGGCCGGCACGGGCGACCTGCTGTCCCGGATCACGACGGACATCGACCGGCTGGGCAACGCGATGCGCGAGGCCGTGCCCCAGCTGGCGATCGGCGTGGTGTGGGCGGCCCTGCTGCTGGGCGGCCTCGTCGTCACCGCACCGCCGCTCGCGGCCGCCGTGCTGCTCGCCGTGCCACTGCTGGTGATCGGCTGCCGCTGGTACTTCAAGCGCGCCCCGGCCGCCTACCGCTCGGAGGCCGCGGGATACGCCGCCGTGGCCGCCGCCCTCGCCGAGACCGTGGACGCCGGGCGCACCGTCGAGGCCCACCGCCTCGGCGGGCGCCGGGTCGAACTGTCGGAGCTGCGAATCAAGCAGTGGACGGCATGGGAGCGCTACACGCTGTGGCTGCGGTCGGTCCTCTTCCCGGTCATCAACGTCACCCATGTGACCGTTCTCGCCTCCGTCCTGATGATCGGCGGGGTGTTCGTCCTGCAGGGCTGGATCGGGGTCGGTCAGCTGACGACGGGTGCCCTGATCGCGCAGATGCTCGTGGATCCCGTCGGGCTCATCCTGCGGTGGTACGACGAGCTGCAGGTGGCCCAGGTGTCGCTGGCCCGGCTGGTCGGGGTCCGGGACATCGAGCCTGACGCCGGGGACGCCGAGCTGGCGCCCGAGGGGCGCGACGTGCACGCCGACCGGGTGCACTTCGGCTACCTGGAGGGCGTCGACGTGCTGCGCAAGGTCTCCCTGGAGGTCGCGCCCGGCACCCGGCTGGCGCTGGTCGGCCCCTCTGGCGCCGGCAAGTCGACTCTGGGCAGGCTGCTGGCCGGCATCTACGCGCCCCGGGACGGCCGGATCACCCTCGGCGGTGCCGAACTGTCCCGGATGACCGCCGAACGGGTCCGCTCGCATGTGGCCCTGGTCAACCAGGAGCACCACGTCTTCGTGGGCTCCCTGCGCGACAACCTGCTGCTGGCCCGCACCGAGGCGACCGACGCCGAGCTGTGGGCGGCGCTGTGCGCGGTCGACGCGGACGCGTGGGCCCGCGCGCTCGACGACGACCTGGACACCGAGGTCGGCTCGGGCGGGTTCGCCCTCACCCCGGCCCAGGCGCAGCAGATCGCGCTGGCCCGCCTGGTCCTGGCCGACCCGCACACGCTGGTCCTGGACGAGGCGACCTCGCTCCTCGACCCCCGCGCGGCCCGCCACCTGGAACGATCCCTGGCCCGCGTCCTGGACGGCCGCACCGTGGTCGCGATCGCCCA containing:
- a CDS encoding ABC transporter ATP-binding protein, with product MIGVAPPAYDPAAPTTANTLPVGAPETVRAYVVELFRRHRRAFLLLIAVNTLAVVASMAGPWLLGGLVERVSDRVGERELHLELTIGLFVAALVVQAVFVRQVRLRGAMLGERMLADLREDFLIRSVGLPPGVLERAGTGDLLSRITTDIDRLGNAMREAVPQLAIGVVWAALLLGGLVVTAPPLAAAVLLAVPLLVIGCRWYFKRAPAAYRSEAAGYAAVAAALAETVDAGRTVEAHRLGGRRVELSELRIKQWTAWERYTLWLRSVLFPVINVTHVTVLASVLMIGGVFVLQGWIGVGQLTTGALIAQMLVDPVGLILRWYDELQVAQVSLARLVGVRDIEPDAGDAELAPEGRDVHADRVHFGYLEGVDVLRKVSLEVAPGTRLALVGPSGAGKSTLGRLLAGIYAPRDGRITLGGAELSRMTAERVRSHVALVNQEHHVFVGSLRDNLLLARTEATDAELWAALCAVDADAWARALDDDLDTEVGSGGFALTPAQAQQIALARLVLADPHTLVLDEATSLLDPRAARHLERSLARVLDGRTVVAIAHRLHTAHDADVIAVVENGRISELGSHDELVRADGAYAGLWRSWHG